The DNA region ATTCAATTAAGAAGGAGTAAAAGGATGGCGGGTACATTCATTGGCAACTTTAAATTTCCCTGATGCAATCGGTATAATTAATTTACGCCTTCTCTCTCCATTCTGTGGTATGTAGGTTAAAACTTAAATTTGCTAATTTGAGTAAATAAAGTGGGTGAAGGGGGTGGAGCTTTAATGCTTTACTCCAGGCTTGAATTGCATCGGTTAAATGATTTTGCTCTTCCTCTATACAAGCCAGCGAGCGCCATGCTTCTTCATCGTGAGGAGCAATTTGTAAAACTTGCTTTAGATGATAAAGAGCAGAGTCAAAATCTTTCTCAATTTTATTAATCAGCGCTAATTGCTTATAGGCTTCCACATAGTAAGGATTTAAATCAATCGCTTTTGAGAAAGCTTGTTTGGCACTTCGATTAAGTTTTAAATGAGTTAAGACTTGGCCTTGAAGATACCAGGCTTCTGGAAGATAAGAATGCTTTTCATTGATTTTCTTAAGAATATCGTATGCTAATAGAAGTTTTTCAGAGCTATCAGCGCAGCTATCCGTTGAATAATTAAAATAAGAAATAAGCTCTTTGGCTGAAAGTAGCTGAAGGGAGATACTTTGAGGGTATAATTGCAGCTGGTGGCTTAATAGCTGTGAGCTTAGATTGAAAGATTTATTCTCTTTGAGATCGATGCCCAAATTTTGAGGGATTGGGAATAAAGCAAGATGATCGATTTCAAATTGCCTAAAATGTATAGAGGCAAGATCAGCTCTTCCTAGAAGGGTAAGCGCTTGACCATATAATCGATGAACACTCGAATCTTGCCGACAATCTAAAGCAAATAGTTCTTTAAAAGAAGAGACGCTATCAGGATATAAACCAATTTCAAAATAAATTTGGCCTAAAAGCAAAAGAGCTTTTTCTCGTGGCGAGCCCTGGACGTTCTGTAAGGCTTCATGTAAATCTTTAAGCGATTCGGGGTAATTTTTTAATGTATAAGCCAGCTGAGCCCTTTCTAAAAGAAGATCAGGAAGGGGATTTTTAACTTGGCGAAAATAACTTAAGGCTTGGACTAAATCTTTTTTAACATAAAGAAAATAGCGGGCAGCAAAATCATAGGCATTAAAGCTATACAAATGCATTTTAAGGATATTGTAAGGTGTAGAGCCCCTCTCTTCGAGGAAATAAAGGGGAATGTGCTTTAAAAAAGTAGCAAATATCTCTTCGGCTTGTTCTTTTTGATCCTGGGCAAGATAAGATTGGATAAGCATGCCTTGAACGGCAGGGATTTGCTGCCTAGAAGGAGCCAGCTGAGGATATAAGTCAATCACCTGCAGCCAATCTTGCTTTTGAAAGGCTGCAATATAAAATCCCAGAAGGATTTCATCATGGAAGAGAGCATGTTGAGCCCTTTGAATTTGCTTCAGCCAACTAATGCTTGGTTCGGGCTGAGATACGAGTAAATAGCCTAAACCTAGGCGCAGCTTATTATCATCCGATAAAGGCTGATGAGTGCAAAGAAGTTGCAGGAAAGAGGCTCCTTGCTTCTCTCCCGTAATGAGCATAGAAATGGCCAGAGGCTCTAAGATAGAAGAATCTAGGCTGCTTAAATGCCTAGCATGTTCGACCACTTCAAAATATTTCCCTTCTTCATAAGCAGTCAAAACAGCTATACGGCGGGCTGCTTGATCGCAAGGAGTAGCTTTAAGTACTCCTAAAGCTTTATCGGCAGCTAAGGTAAACTGCTTTTTTTTGTACAAGTATTGTGCATCTGCTATTTGGTTAGCGATTTCTGGAGCCTCCAGGACTGGCAGAGAACTAAAATTAAATTGTTGTATAGCTTGTTGAATAAAGGCAAAATGATAAACGTTATCTTGAAGAACTGCCTGTTGATATATTTTAATTACTGCACGTTCAATGTCTTGCTGGAACTCTTTTAGCTCTTCTTCGAAGGGTAAGGTAGTAGCCAATCTTATAAGATCTATGGCTTTTTGAGGTTTATTTTTAAGCGACCAAAGACATTCGGCTTTTTGCAATAGCTGCTGAGCTAAGGTATAGCGCTGGAAAGCTCTTTTTTCTAAAGCCTGCCATAGGTCAAGATAGGCGTAGATTTCTTTAGAAATTTCAGCACCATTCTCAAGTACCTCCAAGATTTTAGATGCTAAAGCATGGATGAGTGTTGGCAGGCAGGAGGAATCAGAAGAGAGAAGCTTTTGGCTGAGAATCCAGCCCTCTTTCCAGTAATCAAGATGGCCCTTTTTTATCGCTTCTTGCATAGAGGCTGTTAATTGCGAGACCAACAGCTGATGAAAATTACTTTCATACAAATGGTCTGTTATTCCTTGAATAAATTGCGAAGCTTCTTCAATATTTCCTGTGCAAATCATCTCAGTAAATCTCTGAGCAAATCGCTTACTTATTTCCTTTAATTGAGGAAAAGCATGCATTCTCTCTAAGGTGTGAAGGTAAAGCGGTAAGCTTATAAATGTAAAACCTTCAATTTCTTGCAAAAGCTGGGCTTTAAAGGAATGAGCAAGGTAACTTTTTTCTTGAAGGTAATAGACATTGGCGTGGGACGTTAATTGGAGATAGCTTGCAGCTTTTTGATAAGCAAAAGGGCGTGCAGGTGGGGGCAATTTTTCGGCTTCTTTCACGTAGCTTAAAGCTAATAGCAGATTAGTATCCTCTTCGACAGCCGCTGGGGAGATGAAAAGCATGGCTTTCAATGCTTGGCGGGCTTCCTCTAATTGGCCTACCTCGATTTGAGCGTATAAACAATTAAGCCTCACTTTTTCTTCTGGAAGATGGCGTTGAAAACTTGCTTCCATCCATTTAGATAGCCAAGATCTAGATTGGCTAGCTTGCCAATGGGTAAGGGCTTGAGGATAATCTTTGAGCAAATAAAAATAATAGCCTTTAAAGAAAAGGAACCAAGGATGATCAACAGTAGTATACAAAAGGCATTGATCAAGCGCTTGATGTAAGGCGTCTATATCTTTTTGCAAAAAAGCATTTAAGGCTAAATTTAAAGATAATTCAAAAGCTTTATTACTTCTTTTATTAGTAAGATGCTGCAGGGCTTCTAAAAAATAAGGTTGTGATTTTTCTGCCCCTAATTTCTCACGAGCTATATACCCTTCATATAAATAAAAGTCTGCTGATGAGAGGGCATGATCGCCATGTAAGAGATGGAGGTGTGCTTCATCGTATTGTTGGCTAGCAAAATGCTCATAAGTTTGGTCAAGGAGGGTTCTTGAATCAAAAGTAAACCCTATAAAGAGAGCAATAAACAGCAAGCTAAAACAAAACGAAAGAGTAAAAATTTTAAAATAGGACATTAGAACCAACCCTAAAAATCTTCTACATTAAACTTTATAAAAAAAATTTTAATGTAAGAAAAAAACTGTTAAAAAAAGTATTTTAAAATTTGATGAAATAAAAATCCAGCCTATGTTAAAATAGAGATAAAAAGAATTTACCTTGAGAAAGGCGTATCATGCAAAAATCAAAAATTGTACTGCTTGAAGATGAGGAAGATATAGCGGCATTGATTAAATTACAAGCAGATATTTCTGGCTATAAATTGCATACAGAAATTGATGGCCTGAATGGATTAAGAGCCATTGAAAGAGAGAAACCGGATTTAGTGATTTTAGATATTATGCTTCCTGGCTTAAGTGGCCTAGATGTTTGCCGAAAAATGAAAATTCATCCCGAATTAAAAGATATTCCGGTCATTATGATTTCTGCCAAAAGTGAGGAATTAGATGTGGTGTTAGGGTTAGAATTAGGGGCCGATGATTATGTGGCCAAGCCTTTTTCCCCTAAAGTTTTATTTTCACGCGTTCGAGCTGTACTGCGACGTGGCAAAGATACCCATGAAAAAGCTTTAAAAATTATTGCGTTTGGTAATTTTACAATAGAATTAGAACGTTATCTGGTAAGAAAAAACGATAAATCTATTTCTTTGACCCTTTCAGAATTTGGGATTTTAAAGCGCTTGGTAACAAATATGGGTAAGGTTTTAACCCGTAACCAATTGCTTGACGATATTCAAAATAGTGACGCTTTTGTGGTGGATAGAAATATTGATGTACACGTCGCTTCTCTTCGTAAAAAATTAGGTCCCAACTTTCAATGGATTGAGACGGTCCGCGGGGTGGGCTATCGCTTCTTAGAAGAGGAAGAATAACAAATAGAACGACTTATTCTATAGGCCAAGGAAAAAATCGCGCCTACTTGCTAAATTTCATACATTCGCATGAATTTCATGCTTATCTTTTTTCTAATACCTTTTAGAGAAATTAAGTCTACATAACCAAAAAAGAAATTAACCTTTTTCCAGGCTGGCTCTACCCGTAAAAACCAAGCTTTTTATCAAGCATATGATTACATAAAGAGTGGCTCGAAAGCGTATAATTACATTTTTTAATTAATTTTTTATAAATGCCACCTTTTAATTGATAGGTTTATAGAAACATAGAGGTCTGTTGAAAAAATAGTGTTCCTGTTTTTTGAAAAAAATGTTACCTTTCCAACAGCTTCCTTGCTAATTAAAGATCTAGTCTTTCCATATGATTGTATAAAAAGCTTGTCAAGTATCTCTTTATTTAAGAAAATTTTAAACCCTAAGAAAGAGTGGTAAACTTATTTTCTTTAAGTTTTTTTAGCCGCTCTAGATCTATTTTAGCGTAAGCGATACGTTGAATAGAGAGATGAACTTTTCCCGGAATATGGTTTTTATAACGCGAGACATACTTACATTGAGTGATGCAAACTTCTCCTTCTTGGCGCTCTTTAGCTTTGCTGTAGAAAAGAGCTGCATGAATAGCATCTTGTAAAGACTCTTCATCGGGTTTAAGACGTTTACCTATATGTAAAATGACATGCGATCCAGGGACATCTCTAGCATGTAGCCAATAATCTGAGCCATGGGCATAAGTAAAAGTTAATTTATCGTTAGCATGGGCGTTCTTGCCTACCCATATCTTTAATCCTGCTTGAGTCACAAATTCGTGATAAG from Neochlamydia sp. AcF84 includes:
- a CDS encoding DUF1347 family protein; translated protein: MSYFKIFTLSFCFSLLFIALFIGFTFDSRTLLDQTYEHFASQQYDEAHLHLLHGDHALSSADFYLYEGYIAREKLGAEKSQPYFLEALQHLTNKRSNKAFELSLNLALNAFLQKDIDALHQALDQCLLYTTVDHPWFLFFKGYYFYLLKDYPQALTHWQASQSRSWLSKWMEASFQRHLPEEKVRLNCLYAQIEVGQLEEARQALKAMLFISPAAVEEDTNLLLALSYVKEAEKLPPPARPFAYQKAASYLQLTSHANVYYLQEKSYLAHSFKAQLLQEIEGFTFISLPLYLHTLERMHAFPQLKEISKRFAQRFTEMICTGNIEEASQFIQGITDHLYESNFHQLLVSQLTASMQEAIKKGHLDYWKEGWILSQKLLSSDSSCLPTLIHALASKILEVLENGAEISKEIYAYLDLWQALEKRAFQRYTLAQQLLQKAECLWSLKNKPQKAIDLIRLATTLPFEEELKEFQQDIERAVIKIYQQAVLQDNVYHFAFIQQAIQQFNFSSLPVLEAPEIANQIADAQYLYKKKQFTLAADKALGVLKATPCDQAARRIAVLTAYEEGKYFEVVEHARHLSSLDSSILEPLAISMLITGEKQGASFLQLLCTHQPLSDDNKLRLGLGYLLVSQPEPSISWLKQIQRAQHALFHDEILLGFYIAAFQKQDWLQVIDLYPQLAPSRQQIPAVQGMLIQSYLAQDQKEQAEEIFATFLKHIPLYFLEERGSTPYNILKMHLYSFNAYDFAARYFLYVKKDLVQALSYFRQVKNPLPDLLLERAQLAYTLKNYPESLKDLHEALQNVQGSPREKALLLLGQIYFEIGLYPDSVSSFKELFALDCRQDSSVHRLYGQALTLLGRADLASIHFRQFEIDHLALFPIPQNLGIDLKENKSFNLSSQLLSHQLQLYPQSISLQLLSAKELISYFNYSTDSCADSSEKLLLAYDILKKINEKHSYLPEAWYLQGQVLTHLKLNRSAKQAFSKAIDLNPYYVEAYKQLALINKIEKDFDSALYHLKQVLQIAPHDEEAWRSLACIEEEQNHLTDAIQAWSKALKLHPLHPLYLLKLANLSFNLHTTEWREKA
- a CDS encoding response regulator transcription factor, with translation MQKSKIVLLEDEEDIAALIKLQADISGYKLHTEIDGLNGLRAIEREKPDLVILDIMLPGLSGLDVCRKMKIHPELKDIPVIMISAKSEELDVVLGLELGADDYVAKPFSPKVLFSRVRAVLRRGKDTHEKALKIIAFGNFTIELERYLVRKNDKSISLTLSEFGILKRLVTNMGKVLTRNQLLDDIQNSDAFVVDRNIDVHVASLRKKLGPNFQWIETVRGVGYRFLEEEE